One Mercurialis annua linkage group LG3, ddMerAnnu1.2, whole genome shotgun sequence DNA window includes the following coding sequences:
- the LOC126673544 gene encoding structural maintenance of chromosomes protein 6B-like isoform X3: MGDATGFSDFHHIRPRSGAGTITRIRLENFMCHSNLQIELCPWVNFVTGQNGSGKSAILTALCIAFGSRAKGTQRAATLKDFIKTGCSYTVVEVELKNQGDEAFKHEIYGDAIIIERRINQSTSSTILKDFQGKKVASRKDELRELIEHFNIDVENPCVIMSQDKSREFLHSGNDKDKFKFFFKATLLQQVNDLLQSIYEQLQSTNALVDELEATIKPIEKELVELQIQIKNMEHIEEISLKVQQLKKMLAWSWVYSVDRQIEDQTALIEDLKTRIPICQKKIDAKIKSIESLRNEFTESKAKTVVMMQKTSEVRRKQDESQHLISLATKRVLELKDEHRRAINSIQKMQKDIRSLEQEVQDIQDQQFKTTQAEESEIEAKLKELECMIDAAEAKLSRSKKDESQLSESVFMQVAKMNEITEEIASFEKKEHEMRTTIRQLRQHKTNKVTAFGGERVIQLLQIIERHHQRFNKPPIGPIGSHLTLDNGDRWAPAVENAIGRLLNAFIVTNHSDSLLLRSYAREARYHNLQIIIYDFSRSRLVIPSNMLPQTNNPTTLSVLHSKNDTVLNVLVDMGGAERQVLVENYDAGSAVAFDKNILNVKEVYTLDGYKMFSRGSVQTVLPPNRRNRTGRLCSSYDDQIKDLEQDASNVRMKAEECRKRKRDIEANHQHLQHNLKKEKETCSSTERELASYKLARRDLKKSYAAESSLAPLSNVDELLEEISKLQGQIQEMETSLGMLQNKKDEAEAKASDLKLSFENLCESGKEEIDAFKEAEAKLTKIENDLQSAERDKAHYEEVMATKVVAVIKAAEAHYQELEGNRKENCRKASIICPECDIEALGGCDGRTPEQLSAQLNRLNQRLQQESQQYSDSIDDLRMLYEKKQRKILKKQQTYRGFREKLEVP; encoded by the exons ATGGGCGACGCTACGGGTTTCTCCGATTTTCACCATATACGACCTCGGTCCGGAGCGGGTACCATTACGAGGATCCGACTAGAGAATTTCATGTGCCATAGTAATCTTCAAATTGAGCTGTGCCCCTGGGTTAATTTTGTCACTGGTCAAAACGGGA GTGGTAAAAGTGCAATTCTGACTGCTTTGTGTATTGCTTTTGGAAGTCGAGCTAAGGGGACTCAGAGAGCTGCTACATTAAAGGATTTTATCAAAACTGGCTGCAG TTATACTGTTGTTGAAGTGGAATTGAAGAACCAAGGAGATGAAGCTTTTAAGCATGAAATCTACGGCGATGCAATAATTATAGAACGTAGAATAAACCAATCTACAAGCTCTACAATTTTGAAGGATTTTCAAG GAAAAAAGGTTGCTAGTCGAAAAGATGAACTGCGGGAGCTCATTGAACATTTTAAT ATTGATGTTGAGAATCCTTGTGTAATAATGAGTCAAGACAAAAGCAGAGAGTTCTTGCATTCTGGAAATGACAAGGATAAGTTTAAG TTTTTCTTTAAGGCAACTCTTCTTCAACAAGTTAATGATCTTCTGCAAAGTATTTACGAGCAATTGCAATCTACAAATGCTCTTGTTGATGAATTGGAGGCTACAATAAAACCCATAGAGAAGGAACTCGTGGAGTtgcaaatacaaattaaaaacatGGAGCATATAGAAGAAATTTCACTGAAGGTACAACAATTAAAAAAGATGCTCGCATGGTCATGGGTTTACAGTGTAGACAGGCAAATAGAAGATCAAACTGCATTGATTGAAGACCTTAAGACGCGGATACccatttgccaaaaaaaaatcgATGCCAAGATA AAATCTATAGAGTCACTAAGGAATGAATTCACAGAGTCGAAAGCTAAAACCGTGGTCATGATGCAGAAAACATCGGAAGTGAGGCGAAAGCAGGACGAATCACAACATTTGATTTCTTTG GCAACAAAACGGGTGCTTGAGTTGAAAGATGAGCATCGCCGGGCAATTAACAGCATTCAGAAAATGCAGAAGGATATAAGGTCACTTGAGCAAGAAGTCCAGGATATCCAGGACCAACAATTTAAAACTACACAG GCAGAAGAATCTGAAATAGAGGCAAAGCTAAAGGAACTCGAATGCATGATTGATGCTGCTGAAGCCAAATTATCAAG GTCAAAGAAAGATGAAAGTCAACTATCAGAAAGTGTCTTCATGCAAGTAGCAAAAATGAATGAGATCACTGAAGAG ATTGCAAGTTTTGAGAAAAAGGAACATGAGATGCGCACAACTATTCGCCAGCTTCGGCAACACAAAACCAATAAG GTTACTGCATTTGGGGGAGAAAGGGTGATTCAACTCTTACAAATCATTGAGAGACATCACCAGAGGTTTAACAAGCCACCTATAGGTCCAATTGGCTCCCACCTT ACATTGGACAATGGCGATAGATGGGCTCCTGCTGTTGAAAATGCAATTGGAAGGTTGCTTAATGCTTTTATTGTAACCAATCATAGCGATTCTCTTCTCTTGAGAAGCTATGCGAGAGAAGCAAGATATCATAACCTGCAAATTATCATATATGATTTCTCAAGATCTAG GTTAGTCATCCCATCTAACATGCTTCCCCAGACAAATAACCCAACTACACTTTCTGTTTTGCATTCCAAAAATGATACTGTACTAAACGTTTTGGTGGATATG GGTGGTGCTGAGAGGCAAGTGCTTGTAGAAAATTATGATGCAGGATCAGCTGTTGCATTTGACAAAAATATCCTCAATGTGAAGGAGGTTTACACCTTAGATGGATATAAAAT GTTTTCTCGTGGATCGGTCCAAACAGTACTTCCTCCAAACAGAAGGAATAGAACTGGCCGACTTTGTAGCTCTTATGATGATCAAATTAAGGATCTTGAACAAGATGCTTCAAATGTCAGAATGAAAGCTGAAGAATGCAGGAAAAGGAAAAGAGATATTGAGGCAAATCATCAGCATCTTCAACATAatttaaagaaagaaaag GAGACATGCTCAAGTACTGAGCGGGAGCTGGCATCTTACAAATTAGCACGACGAGATTTAAAGAAATCTTATGCTGCTGAAAGCAGTTTGGCACCTTTATCAAATGTTGATGAACTTCTCGAAGAAATTTCA AAACTCCAAGGGCAGATACAAGAAATGGAAACTTCTCTAGGAATGCTTCAAAATAAGAAGGATGAAGCTGAAGCTAAGGCTAGCGACCTTAAATTATCATTTGAGAATTTATGTG agtCCGGAAAAGAAGAAATCGACGCCTTTAAAGAAGCAGAGGCCAAGCTTACGAAGATTGAAAATGATTTACAATCTGCTGAAAGG GATAAGGCCCATTATGAAGAAGTCATGGCAACCAAGGTCGTAGCTGTTATCAAAGCTGCAGAGGCACACTATCAAGAGCTTGAAGGAAATCGTAAG GAAAATTGCAGAAAGGCTTCTATTATCTGTCCTGAGTGTGATATTGAAGCTTTAGGTGGTTGCGATGGACGTACCCCAGAACAACTCAGTGCCCAATTAAATAGATTGAATCAGAGACTTCAGCAGGAGAGCCAGCA GTACTCTGATTCTATTGATGACCTGAGGATGTTGTATGAGAAAAAACAGCGAAAAATTCTGAAGAAGCAACAGACATACAGAGGATTTCGAGAAAAGTTGGAGGTACCTTGA
- the LOC126673544 gene encoding structural maintenance of chromosomes protein 6B-like isoform X1: MGDATGFSDFHHIRPRSGAGTITRIRLENFMCHSNLQIELCPWVNFVTGQNGSGKSAILTALCIAFGSRAKGTQRAATLKDFIKTGCSYTVVEVELKNQGDEAFKHEIYGDAIIIERRINQSTSSTILKDFQGKKVASRKDELRELIEHFNIDVENPCVIMSQDKSREFLHSGNDKDKFKFFFKATLLQQVNDLLQSIYEQLQSTNALVDELEATIKPIEKELVELQIQIKNMEHIEEISLKVQQLKKMLAWSWVYSVDRQIEDQTALIEDLKTRIPICQKKIDAKIKSIESLRNEFTESKAKTVVMMQKTSEVRRKQDESQHLISLATKRVLELKDEHRRAINSIQKMQKDIRSLEQEVQDIQDQQFKTTQAEESEIEAKLKELECMIDAAEAKLSRSKKDESQLSESVFMQVAKMNEITEEIASFEKKEHEMRTTIRQLRQHKTNKVTAFGGERVIQLLQIIERHHQRFNKPPIGPIGSHLTLDNGDRWAPAVENAIGRLLNAFIVTNHSDSLLLRSYAREARYHNLQIIIYDFSRSRLVIPSNMLPQTNNPTTLSVLHSKNDTVLNVLVDMGGAERQVLVENYDAGSAVAFDKNILNVKEVYTLDGYKMFSRGSVQTVLPPNRRNRTGRLCSSYDDQIKDLEQDASNVRMKAEECRKRKRDIEANHQHLQHNLKKEKETCSSTERELASYKLARRDLKKSYAAESSLAPLSNVDELLEEISKLQGQIQEMETSLGMLQNKKDEAEAKASDLKLSFENLCESGKEEIDAFKEAEAKLTKIENDLQSAERDKAHYEEVMATKVVAVIKAAEAHYQELEGNRKENCRKASIICPECDIEALGGCDGRTPEQLSAQLNRLNQRLQQESQQYSDSIDDLRMLYEKKQRKILKKQQTYRGFREKLEACKKALDLRWNKFQRNSDLLKRQLTWNFNGHLGKKGISGNIQVSYKDKTLKVEVKMPQDASSTTVRDTRGLSGGERSFSTLCFALALHEMTDAPFRAMDEFDVFMDAVSRKISLDTVVDFAVAQGSQWIFITPHDISMVKQGERIKKQQMAAPRS; this comes from the exons ATGGGCGACGCTACGGGTTTCTCCGATTTTCACCATATACGACCTCGGTCCGGAGCGGGTACCATTACGAGGATCCGACTAGAGAATTTCATGTGCCATAGTAATCTTCAAATTGAGCTGTGCCCCTGGGTTAATTTTGTCACTGGTCAAAACGGGA GTGGTAAAAGTGCAATTCTGACTGCTTTGTGTATTGCTTTTGGAAGTCGAGCTAAGGGGACTCAGAGAGCTGCTACATTAAAGGATTTTATCAAAACTGGCTGCAG TTATACTGTTGTTGAAGTGGAATTGAAGAACCAAGGAGATGAAGCTTTTAAGCATGAAATCTACGGCGATGCAATAATTATAGAACGTAGAATAAACCAATCTACAAGCTCTACAATTTTGAAGGATTTTCAAG GAAAAAAGGTTGCTAGTCGAAAAGATGAACTGCGGGAGCTCATTGAACATTTTAAT ATTGATGTTGAGAATCCTTGTGTAATAATGAGTCAAGACAAAAGCAGAGAGTTCTTGCATTCTGGAAATGACAAGGATAAGTTTAAG TTTTTCTTTAAGGCAACTCTTCTTCAACAAGTTAATGATCTTCTGCAAAGTATTTACGAGCAATTGCAATCTACAAATGCTCTTGTTGATGAATTGGAGGCTACAATAAAACCCATAGAGAAGGAACTCGTGGAGTtgcaaatacaaattaaaaacatGGAGCATATAGAAGAAATTTCACTGAAGGTACAACAATTAAAAAAGATGCTCGCATGGTCATGGGTTTACAGTGTAGACAGGCAAATAGAAGATCAAACTGCATTGATTGAAGACCTTAAGACGCGGATACccatttgccaaaaaaaaatcgATGCCAAGATA AAATCTATAGAGTCACTAAGGAATGAATTCACAGAGTCGAAAGCTAAAACCGTGGTCATGATGCAGAAAACATCGGAAGTGAGGCGAAAGCAGGACGAATCACAACATTTGATTTCTTTG GCAACAAAACGGGTGCTTGAGTTGAAAGATGAGCATCGCCGGGCAATTAACAGCATTCAGAAAATGCAGAAGGATATAAGGTCACTTGAGCAAGAAGTCCAGGATATCCAGGACCAACAATTTAAAACTACACAG GCAGAAGAATCTGAAATAGAGGCAAAGCTAAAGGAACTCGAATGCATGATTGATGCTGCTGAAGCCAAATTATCAAG GTCAAAGAAAGATGAAAGTCAACTATCAGAAAGTGTCTTCATGCAAGTAGCAAAAATGAATGAGATCACTGAAGAG ATTGCAAGTTTTGAGAAAAAGGAACATGAGATGCGCACAACTATTCGCCAGCTTCGGCAACACAAAACCAATAAG GTTACTGCATTTGGGGGAGAAAGGGTGATTCAACTCTTACAAATCATTGAGAGACATCACCAGAGGTTTAACAAGCCACCTATAGGTCCAATTGGCTCCCACCTT ACATTGGACAATGGCGATAGATGGGCTCCTGCTGTTGAAAATGCAATTGGAAGGTTGCTTAATGCTTTTATTGTAACCAATCATAGCGATTCTCTTCTCTTGAGAAGCTATGCGAGAGAAGCAAGATATCATAACCTGCAAATTATCATATATGATTTCTCAAGATCTAG GTTAGTCATCCCATCTAACATGCTTCCCCAGACAAATAACCCAACTACACTTTCTGTTTTGCATTCCAAAAATGATACTGTACTAAACGTTTTGGTGGATATG GGTGGTGCTGAGAGGCAAGTGCTTGTAGAAAATTATGATGCAGGATCAGCTGTTGCATTTGACAAAAATATCCTCAATGTGAAGGAGGTTTACACCTTAGATGGATATAAAAT GTTTTCTCGTGGATCGGTCCAAACAGTACTTCCTCCAAACAGAAGGAATAGAACTGGCCGACTTTGTAGCTCTTATGATGATCAAATTAAGGATCTTGAACAAGATGCTTCAAATGTCAGAATGAAAGCTGAAGAATGCAGGAAAAGGAAAAGAGATATTGAGGCAAATCATCAGCATCTTCAACATAatttaaagaaagaaaag GAGACATGCTCAAGTACTGAGCGGGAGCTGGCATCTTACAAATTAGCACGACGAGATTTAAAGAAATCTTATGCTGCTGAAAGCAGTTTGGCACCTTTATCAAATGTTGATGAACTTCTCGAAGAAATTTCA AAACTCCAAGGGCAGATACAAGAAATGGAAACTTCTCTAGGAATGCTTCAAAATAAGAAGGATGAAGCTGAAGCTAAGGCTAGCGACCTTAAATTATCATTTGAGAATTTATGTG agtCCGGAAAAGAAGAAATCGACGCCTTTAAAGAAGCAGAGGCCAAGCTTACGAAGATTGAAAATGATTTACAATCTGCTGAAAGG GATAAGGCCCATTATGAAGAAGTCATGGCAACCAAGGTCGTAGCTGTTATCAAAGCTGCAGAGGCACACTATCAAGAGCTTGAAGGAAATCGTAAG GAAAATTGCAGAAAGGCTTCTATTATCTGTCCTGAGTGTGATATTGAAGCTTTAGGTGGTTGCGATGGACGTACCCCAGAACAACTCAGTGCCCAATTAAATAGATTGAATCAGAGACTTCAGCAGGAGAGCCAGCA GTACTCTGATTCTATTGATGACCTGAGGATGTTGTATGAGAAAAAACAGCGAAAAATTCTGAAGAAGCAACAGACATACAGAGGATTTCGAGAAAAGTTGGAG GCCTGCAAGAAAGCCTTAGATTTGCGATGGAATAAGTTTCAGAGGAATAGTGATCTTTTGAAGCGCCAGCTAACTTGGAA TTTCAATGGTCATTTAGGAAAGAAAGGGATTAGTGGGAACATCCAAGTTAGCTATAAAGACAAAACCCTTAAAGTAGAG GTAAAAATGCCTCAAGATGCATCAAGCACCACAGTGCGTGATACTAGAGGACTTTCAG GTGGTGAACGCTCTTTTTCAACATTGTGCTTTGCATTAGCTCTTCATGAGATGACAGATGCCCCTTTTCGAGCAATGGATGAGTTTGACGTATTTATG GATGCAGTTAGCCGTAAAATCAGCCTAGACActgtagtggactttgctgtgGCACAAGGATCCCAATGGATATTTATTACCCCTCATGATATCAG TATGGTAAAACAAGGGGAAAGAATAAAGAAGCAGCAAATGGCGGCTCCTCGTTCTTGA
- the LOC126673544 gene encoding structural maintenance of chromosomes protein 6B-like isoform X2, translating to MGDATGFSDFHHIRPRSGAGTITRIRLENFMCHSNLQIELCPWVNFVTGQNGSGKSAILTALCIAFGSRAKGTQRAATLKDFIKTGCSYTVVEVELKNQGDEAFKHEIYGDAIIIERRINQSTSSTILKDFQGKKVASRKDELRELIEHFNIDVENPCVIMSQDKSREFLHSGNDKDKFKFFFKATLLQQVNDLLQSIYEQLQSTNALVDELEATIKPIEKELVELQIQIKNMEHIEEISLKVQQLKKMLAWSWVYSVDRQIEDQTALIEDLKTRIPICQKKIDAKIKSIESLRNEFTESKAKTVVMMQKTSEVRRKQDESQHLISLATKRVLELKDEHRRAINSIQKMQKDIRSLEQEVQDIQDQQFKTTQAEESEIEAKLKELECMIDAAEAKLSRSKKDESQLSESVFMQVAKMNEITEEIASFEKKEHEMRTTIRQLRQHKTNKVTAFGGERVIQLLQIIERHHQRFNKPPIGPIGSHLTLDNGDRWAPAVENAIGRLLNAFIVTNHSDSLLLRSYAREARYHNLQIIIYDFSRSRLVIPSNMLPQTNNPTTLSVLHSKNDTVLNVLVDMGGAERQVLVENYDAGSAVAFDKNILNVKEVYTLDGYKMFSRGSVQTVLPPNRRNRTGRLCSSYDDQIKDLEQDASNVRMKAEECRKRKRDIEANHQHLQHNLKKEKETCSSTERELASYKLARRDLKKSYAAESSLAPLSNVDELLEEISKLQGQIQEMETSLGMLQNKKDEAEAKASDLKLSFENLCESGKEEIDAFKEAEAKLTKIENDLQSAERDKAHYEEVMATKVVAVIKAAEAHYQELEGNRKENCRKASIICPECDIEALGGCDGRTPEQLSAQLNRLNQRLQQESQQYSDSIDDLRMLYEKKQRKILKKQQTYRGFREKLEACKKALDLRWNKFQRNSDLLKRQLTWKSFSF from the exons ATGGGCGACGCTACGGGTTTCTCCGATTTTCACCATATACGACCTCGGTCCGGAGCGGGTACCATTACGAGGATCCGACTAGAGAATTTCATGTGCCATAGTAATCTTCAAATTGAGCTGTGCCCCTGGGTTAATTTTGTCACTGGTCAAAACGGGA GTGGTAAAAGTGCAATTCTGACTGCTTTGTGTATTGCTTTTGGAAGTCGAGCTAAGGGGACTCAGAGAGCTGCTACATTAAAGGATTTTATCAAAACTGGCTGCAG TTATACTGTTGTTGAAGTGGAATTGAAGAACCAAGGAGATGAAGCTTTTAAGCATGAAATCTACGGCGATGCAATAATTATAGAACGTAGAATAAACCAATCTACAAGCTCTACAATTTTGAAGGATTTTCAAG GAAAAAAGGTTGCTAGTCGAAAAGATGAACTGCGGGAGCTCATTGAACATTTTAAT ATTGATGTTGAGAATCCTTGTGTAATAATGAGTCAAGACAAAAGCAGAGAGTTCTTGCATTCTGGAAATGACAAGGATAAGTTTAAG TTTTTCTTTAAGGCAACTCTTCTTCAACAAGTTAATGATCTTCTGCAAAGTATTTACGAGCAATTGCAATCTACAAATGCTCTTGTTGATGAATTGGAGGCTACAATAAAACCCATAGAGAAGGAACTCGTGGAGTtgcaaatacaaattaaaaacatGGAGCATATAGAAGAAATTTCACTGAAGGTACAACAATTAAAAAAGATGCTCGCATGGTCATGGGTTTACAGTGTAGACAGGCAAATAGAAGATCAAACTGCATTGATTGAAGACCTTAAGACGCGGATACccatttgccaaaaaaaaatcgATGCCAAGATA AAATCTATAGAGTCACTAAGGAATGAATTCACAGAGTCGAAAGCTAAAACCGTGGTCATGATGCAGAAAACATCGGAAGTGAGGCGAAAGCAGGACGAATCACAACATTTGATTTCTTTG GCAACAAAACGGGTGCTTGAGTTGAAAGATGAGCATCGCCGGGCAATTAACAGCATTCAGAAAATGCAGAAGGATATAAGGTCACTTGAGCAAGAAGTCCAGGATATCCAGGACCAACAATTTAAAACTACACAG GCAGAAGAATCTGAAATAGAGGCAAAGCTAAAGGAACTCGAATGCATGATTGATGCTGCTGAAGCCAAATTATCAAG GTCAAAGAAAGATGAAAGTCAACTATCAGAAAGTGTCTTCATGCAAGTAGCAAAAATGAATGAGATCACTGAAGAG ATTGCAAGTTTTGAGAAAAAGGAACATGAGATGCGCACAACTATTCGCCAGCTTCGGCAACACAAAACCAATAAG GTTACTGCATTTGGGGGAGAAAGGGTGATTCAACTCTTACAAATCATTGAGAGACATCACCAGAGGTTTAACAAGCCACCTATAGGTCCAATTGGCTCCCACCTT ACATTGGACAATGGCGATAGATGGGCTCCTGCTGTTGAAAATGCAATTGGAAGGTTGCTTAATGCTTTTATTGTAACCAATCATAGCGATTCTCTTCTCTTGAGAAGCTATGCGAGAGAAGCAAGATATCATAACCTGCAAATTATCATATATGATTTCTCAAGATCTAG GTTAGTCATCCCATCTAACATGCTTCCCCAGACAAATAACCCAACTACACTTTCTGTTTTGCATTCCAAAAATGATACTGTACTAAACGTTTTGGTGGATATG GGTGGTGCTGAGAGGCAAGTGCTTGTAGAAAATTATGATGCAGGATCAGCTGTTGCATTTGACAAAAATATCCTCAATGTGAAGGAGGTTTACACCTTAGATGGATATAAAAT GTTTTCTCGTGGATCGGTCCAAACAGTACTTCCTCCAAACAGAAGGAATAGAACTGGCCGACTTTGTAGCTCTTATGATGATCAAATTAAGGATCTTGAACAAGATGCTTCAAATGTCAGAATGAAAGCTGAAGAATGCAGGAAAAGGAAAAGAGATATTGAGGCAAATCATCAGCATCTTCAACATAatttaaagaaagaaaag GAGACATGCTCAAGTACTGAGCGGGAGCTGGCATCTTACAAATTAGCACGACGAGATTTAAAGAAATCTTATGCTGCTGAAAGCAGTTTGGCACCTTTATCAAATGTTGATGAACTTCTCGAAGAAATTTCA AAACTCCAAGGGCAGATACAAGAAATGGAAACTTCTCTAGGAATGCTTCAAAATAAGAAGGATGAAGCTGAAGCTAAGGCTAGCGACCTTAAATTATCATTTGAGAATTTATGTG agtCCGGAAAAGAAGAAATCGACGCCTTTAAAGAAGCAGAGGCCAAGCTTACGAAGATTGAAAATGATTTACAATCTGCTGAAAGG GATAAGGCCCATTATGAAGAAGTCATGGCAACCAAGGTCGTAGCTGTTATCAAAGCTGCAGAGGCACACTATCAAGAGCTTGAAGGAAATCGTAAG GAAAATTGCAGAAAGGCTTCTATTATCTGTCCTGAGTGTGATATTGAAGCTTTAGGTGGTTGCGATGGACGTACCCCAGAACAACTCAGTGCCCAATTAAATAGATTGAATCAGAGACTTCAGCAGGAGAGCCAGCA GTACTCTGATTCTATTGATGACCTGAGGATGTTGTATGAGAAAAAACAGCGAAAAATTCTGAAGAAGCAACAGACATACAGAGGATTTCGAGAAAAGTTGGAG GCCTGCAAGAAAGCCTTAGATTTGCGATGGAATAAGTTTCAGAGGAATAGTGATCTTTTGAAGCGCCAGCTAACTTGGAA GTCTTTTTCCTTCTAG